The sequence below is a genomic window from Phoenix dactylifera cultivar Barhee BC4 chromosome 8, palm_55x_up_171113_PBpolish2nd_filt_p, whole genome shotgun sequence.
aagaagagaagaaaaaaagaaaaggaaaaaaaagaagaaaaggaaataaaattaaaaaaaaaagaaaagaaaagaataaataaataaataaataaatgcataaataaatatttatataaatgaatgaatgaatgaatgaataaataaataagataataaataaatatatttcaatggataaaataataaataaataaatgcataaataaaaatatatatacgaatgaacgtataaataaataaatataaagaaaaataatgagtgagtggcaaataatctgatccttATGATATTGATAAGTACGGTGAATTTGTCGCCATTGCAAATAGTTAAGTAAAAAGATaatctattaaacagataaatagttatttattgttgtattatactataaatatattattatattacattatatcataatacattaatatgtaatattaaataatttaatattatgttatattatgaaaaattaatttatactaataatatattattttatacctttattattgtattatactatacatattatattatattaacttatatcataatacattaatatgttattttaaataatttaatattatgttatattatgagaaattaattaatactaataattatattaccattatgctatgctatgcaatatcatattactatattagaataataatattttatattacagtaatattatactatatcgtatattatgtattaatatatgttatgttttatcatgctctattgtataatactatgcaatgtcctttatggtaattttgtcatataaaagtactttctcagtttgtttaccaaacatatgttaaagtaccacagcactttaaaaatatagttaccaaacaacaaacagctttttataacagctctacttcagacagctctacttccaacagctctactgccaacagctcccccaaacagggcctaaatagTCAGCAAAAGCATCACACTGCGGCAGAAGTTGTGGAAGATGAGGGATCCTTGTCCAAGTGGCATCTTTGGATGCTCAGTTTAGTGAAAGGGTGGAGGAAGTCCATCTACTTCGTCTAATGCTAAGTTATATTATGTCAAATGCTCTAAGTTCTCAAGCATTTCTCCTGTATTTGTGTGCGCCCATGCGTATGGATGCTTAGCTCCCCATATGGATGCCAATATTAATGGCAATAATATTCATTCATTTGGCTAATATTAAAATTCACCGCTTTAGCACGCAATAAATATCGATGATATTGATATTAATATGCACGATAATCATCAACAATTGTTAAATGTGTAATAGAAAATTTACTAATTAATGAAGCCTTTTATTTACTATAATTTGCCATATTGTTATACTGCTTTTCAACAacagatgaaaaaaaaatttatatcttgTGCAAGACAAGGCTTGGGATCGAGGGTCTCGGGCAAGTTCTTCGATGTggatgcttttattaatatatttgaccatcattaaaatttattatttaatatataacaAGTATTAATGATACCAGAATTAATGttcttatccttaattaaagtTGATTGCTTAATATGCAACAAAAATATGGCTAAATCTTCTatatatcataatccattaCATTGTTATATTGTATTTCTAAAATagttgaaaaaaagaagaaaaactttACCATATACGTCATGCGAGATCTTTCACCAATACTAATAATATTCTAAAATCTTGCATCAACTctaataaaatctaatttaaataAAGATGTCAAAATCTTGTCTTTAGTTGCTCTCCCGAAACAAATATCTGGATTAAGCTAATTTTCTGAATCTGTAAAAATAGTAGATCGTAGGATAATAAACCAAGCAgcccattaaaaaataaatactttaattaaattaattagacgataatttaaataattatttaccaaaaataaatatatagaatTATCAATTCAAAACCAAACCTAGATATATAGTATTATCAAAATATTACACATGCTAAATTCATTCttttttcaatatttaaaatttattcataaatctaaattatttcaaaaacaTCAAGTTCATCTCGTCAACTACAAGCTACAACCATATTTTTTCTATAGCAAGGTTATTATACCACACATCTTGTAATGTGCCGCACATCATCTTGCGCCAAATTTCTTTAGTACCGCGTATCTGCTTACGGTATATTGCATCTTCTTGCAACATAACCTTCAGAACTAATCAAGTGTCAACGTATTAGCTCCCATTGACGGAGTCTTTAGCATAGTCAGACCGAGAGTTCAAAACAATCATGCATTTCATATCTCAGCTCaacaaaaatacaaaatatcttgtgatatcaaaatcaatctaacgAGTTCAACATTTTCGACCATGCATTGTCATAAcatttcaaaataaagcatattCAGTGAAAATACCAttcatcaaattcatgcatcatAAATAGTATAAttcaaatttattaatataataatcttataatttatcgataaattataaaaaaaattgcattacTTACCTTGCGAGCAAAACCAAACTATAGGCCCAAGTAATTTGGAAATTTTCTCTCAAAACCTAAAATTCGCTCAACTGAAATATCTGGTGAGCATCGTCAGCCAAGATCGTTGGAAATTAATAGGAGAATGAGAAGAAACCAGCAATAGTGATTGGCCAAACCTACCGATGGTGAGACAAACGAGCCATGAAAAACTTCAAATAAAGGCTAGATTTTTTAACTCTCGCAAAAAATTGGAATAAAGGAGGAGCCCCTCTTCTACTCCAAATCAAATAGGGctttacttttttttctctGTCTCGTACTCCAACTTTTATATCTAGGCCAGTCAAGTAGATCGAACTtagtttcttaaaaaaataaccaGTCCAACTAATTATGTTTATCATATGTACACGTATTTGCAAAGATGGAATTTACTTCCAACGAGAGAAGATGGTACATATCTTCTTAAAATCTTcttaaatctaaaattttagAATAAAGCATCCAAACCATTACCTATACCGTTCATATATCATTAAAGATGCTTAAAAGCTAAAAGACCTACAGATCAAGtgacctcaaaaaaaaaaaaaaaacatatccaTATATCCAATTCCTTTAATCTTTTTGAACATCTTGGTATTCACTTTTTTTGTCCAGcgagtatttattttaaatttcttCAGCCATATTACTCCTGTTTTGCTAATTCCATGTTCATGGGAAGCTCCGTCTGTTTcgtccttttctctttttttattttatcttttaacTAACACTAAAAAGGAAgctataaaagaaaagaaatactaCGAAAAATAAACTCCGTTAATCTGCTTGGAAATATTTCAGAAAAATGGTGGAAGAATAATGGTGTGGAGCTCCGGGATTCGAGACAGAACCCGAGTTTAACCATATAAATGCAAAGAATCAAAGATAGAGATAATATTAGAGATAAGTCTGCGttcttcaaaataaaaaacaaagaaagaaaataccACAGCACCAATTATAATTTTAAAGGAAACATATTTCTACTATTATCATCCAAACGATCCAAAATCCTACACCACGAAATTAAAATACCATCTAATTCATAAAGGGCACCAAGAACCTGTGgcccaccctctctctctctctctcggcctCTACTTCGCCGACGAGTTGGGGCCTCTCTTCTTGCCGAAGCCGACGACGGCGGTGACGAAGCGGCGGTTGTACTGCATCCGCTTGTACGCCCGGCccctcggcttcttcttcttatcctgCTTCGCCACCTTCGGCGTCTGCCCTCTCACCTTCCCCGCCCGAGCCAGCGATCCGTGCACCTTCCCTGCGAAAACCCCGAAGTCCCAATAAAGAGATTAGCAAACCCTAGAACTAGGTCGACAAAGAACACGAAGAAACCCTAGAGAGAGGTTGTAAGCCTTACCCATCTCCGATCTTCTTTGTGGTTCTAAACCGGACGACGGAGCAAGCCCGAGATTGGAAACGGCGATTTCTGAGAAACTCAATTGAAACCCTAACTTTGCATCCCGAATCTTATAAAAGATTCGGCGAAAAGGGGGCTAGATGTTTTACCAAAATACCCTTATATTTCCTTTTTGACAATATCTGCCTTCCCTAGATtttgggtagttctatatacaccccccctattgctcaggacaccccccaataaccaaaaataaaatacccaaactaacctttagtgtaattaccatattgcccttgaaattttctcatacacccccccttcctcctcctccgtttcgttttgaaaagaaaaaaaaaaacccccctcaaaccccccttaaacccctcgatccatttacatcgtttaggcgatctttgaaggagatttaagccccattcgaagcatggacaagcaactagtgatttgggacgaagaatcgaccgcaaaggtacgtgttccaccttgtttcgaaattttttttttttcacggttcgtgctccgttcggcactggatcgccgaacagaagccttctgttcggctgaacagtgccgaacagaagccttctgttcggcaaccctcaaccgaacagatctgttcggctgcacagtgccgaacagaaggcttctgtccggcactgttcagccgaacagaagccttttgttcggcgatccagtgccgaacggagcacgaaccgtgaaaaaaaaaaatttcgggagaagccggcgaggtggttccgggagaagccggcgaggtggtcggagatcgggagaatgccggcgacgagagggagaagggggaacgggggggttttgggcgttggcgaggtgttttggaggggaagagcggggtggggggggggggttggggggggtgtagagagcaatttaggtgaggaggtggggagggtggggggtaatttaggaatttttaattttttaggggtgtccttagcaaatgggggggtgtagagagtatttaatttttttttaatttttgggggtgtcctgagcaatagggggggtgtatatagaaccacccctagattttttttcctaacGTGCTGTTTTACCAAAATGCCCTTATATATTTCCTTTTT
It includes:
- the LOC103702013 gene encoding 40S ribosomal protein S30 — encoded protein: MGKVHGSLARAGKVRGQTPKVAKQDKKKKPRGRAYKRMQYNRRFVTAVVGFGKKRGPNSSAK